A stretch of Oryza brachyantha chromosome 4, ObraRS2, whole genome shotgun sequence DNA encodes these proteins:
- the LOC102707025 gene encoding fasciclin-like arabinogalactan protein 14 → MAASPMAALAGLVVALAFASAAAAAFKFNVTEILDEFPEFAVFNGLLSQTGLAGEINRRQAVTVLVVDDSAAAAITSLPDDARRKVLAVQVLLDYYDPVKLDGIRAKTALLATMLPAAGRAGLVNYTESPADEQMAFGSAEPGAPVSSQLVKVVASRPYNLSVMQLTAPIVPPSIASSFSSSGGGSGRTPPYSPAATADGSSTTTTSEVTVPASGTDAATVMSDYDDDPIAPAAAVVDTPTTTTSPSNERNGTADAAADGTRTSAGGRVVAGASVGAIMAGLLVFIWI, encoded by the coding sequence ATGGCAGCCTCGCCCATGGCTGCCCTCGCCGGACTCGTCGTGGCCCTCGCCTTCgcgtcggccgcggcggcggccttcaAGTTCAACGTGACAGAGATCCTGGACGAGTTCCCGGAGTTCGCCGTGTTCAACGGCCTCCTCTCGCAGAcggggctcgccggcgagatCAACCGGCGGCAGGCTGTgaccgtcctcgtcgtcgacgactcCGCAGCCGCGGCCATCACGTCGCTCCCGGACGACGCGCGGAGGAAGGTGCTGGCCGTGCAGGTGCTCCTCGACTACTACGACCCCGTGAAGCTGGACGGCATCAGGGCGAAGACGGCGCTGCTCGCCACGATGCTCCCCGCGGCCGGCCGCGCGGGGCTCGTCAACTACACCGAGAGCCCCGCCGACGAGCAGATGGCGTTCGGCTCCGCGGAGCCCGGCGCGCCGGTCAGCTCGCAGCTGGTCAAGGTCGTCGCGTCGCGGCCGTACAACCTCTCCGTCATGCAGCTCACCGCCCCCATCGTGCCGCCTAGCATagcctcctccttctcctcctccggcggggGCAGCGGCCGCACTCCGCCGTATTCCCCGGCGGCGACTGCCGACggctcgtcgacgacgacaaccTCCGAAGTGACCGTTCCGGCGTCTGGGACGGACGCTGCTACGGTAATGTCAGACTACGACGACGATCCCATCGCTCCTGCAGCAGCTGTAGTAGacacgccgacgacgacgacatcgcCGTCAAATGAGAGAAACGGCacggccgacgcggcggcggacggaaCAAGGACGTCGGCGGGAGGCAGGGTGGTGGCCGGCGCAAGTGTTGGGGCGATCATGGCTGGGCTTCTTGTGTTCATTTGGATTTAA
- the LOC102707305 gene encoding uncharacterized protein LOC102707305, whose translation MACAGEYGASVRIMISYGGAIVQADGKAAYYAGGAHRIVKVGMSERLSDLRARMAALAGCSDVFVRYALPGEGLGRLRDVANDGDLWSLVSLQLYYHEVSKPGRVRLFLFGIDATPRTPAPPLRGASASSSSPALPALVEEGDTTPASGGACAAPLTHGMPRTASSPAMATSSGGTAVRMKVSYGGEMIQRDGSAASSYYAGGVHRIVRVGLSERLAELRPRLSALAGCPDVRIRYALPGEGFGGGLRDVSSDGDLWTLVSLLFFHEAVITSTPKQGRIRVFLFGGVDAPAAAAPLIRRGVSSPLLPTLVEEDGDGDTADDTTPTAGGDTVTTQGMRRSVSSPALMATSSSAGATSASAPVSSRDTPAMVQFAPVVFVPVMPAAMVVCPVIPVYAIRALGY comes from the coding sequence ATGGCTTGCGCCGGCGAGTACGGCGCCTCGGTGAGGATTATGATCAGCTACGGCGGCGCGATCGTCCAGGCCGACGGCAAGGCGGCGTACTACGCCGGGGGCGCCCACCGCATCGTCAAGGTCGGCATGTCCGAGCGGCTGTCCGACCTCCGCGCGAGGATGGCGGCGCTCGCCGGCTGCTCCGACGTGTTCGTCCGGTACGCGCTCCCGGGGGAGGGTCTCGGCCGGCTCCGCGACgtggcgaacgacggcgacCTGTGGAGCCTCGTCTCGCTGCAGCTCTACTACCACGAGGTGTCCAAGCCCGGCCGCGTCAGGCTTTTCTTGTTCGGCATCGACGCGACGCCGAGgactcccgcgccgccgctccggggcgcgtccgcgtcgtcgtcgtcgccagcaTTACCCGCATTGGTGGAGGAGGGCGACACGACGCCGGCGTCTGGCGGTGCCTGTGCTGCTCCTCTGACACATGGCATGCCCCGCACCGCGTCTTCACCGGCTATGGCGACGTCGTCGGGGGGCACCGCCGTGAGGATGAAGGTCAGCTATGGCGGGGAGATGATCCAGCGCGACGGATCAGCGGCGTCGTCGTACTACGCCGGGGGAGTTCACCGGATCGTCAGGGTCGGCCTGTCCGAACGCCTCGCCGAGCTCCGCCCGCGGCTGTCAGCGCTCGCCGGCTGCCCCGACGTCCGCATCCGGTACGCGCTCCCGGGGGAAGggttcggcggcggcctccgcgACGTGTCCAGCGACGGCGACCTGTGGACCCTCGTGTCGCTGCTCTTCTTCCACGAGGCGGTGATCACCTCCACCCCCAAGCAAGGCCGCATCCGCGTGTTCCTcttcggcggcgtcgacgcccccgcggccgcggcgccgctgaTCAGGCGGGgcgtgtcgtcgccgctcttGCCGACGCTGGTGGAGGAAGACGGGGACGGCGACACGGCGGATGATACAACTCCGACGGCAGGTGGTGACACTGTCACGACCCAGGGGATGCGGCGGAGCGTCTCGTCCCCGGCGCTCAtggcgacgtcgtcgtccgccGGTGCAACTTCCGCTTCTGCACCCGTCAGCTCGCGAGACACACCGGCGATGGTGCAGTTTGCCCCGGTGGTGTTTGTGCCAGTgatgccggcggcgatggtggtgTGTCCGGTGATCCCCGTGTATGCGATTCGCGCGTTGGGTTATTGA